One stretch of Roseimicrobium sp. ORNL1 DNA includes these proteins:
- a CDS encoding tetratricopeptide repeat protein, with amino-acid sequence MTAQEAQTTLGIEPPFSTVELKSAHKNALVTWFPAQFMSDRAKLSKALEQTARIHEAYDLLLPLCEAEERKNANPWLDDALKQAYGQAPAGASAPDPAALPEVTPDGSPSPESPRPGSPEPPAREDSSRASRDVFAAWEKETAAAFVPAPPRTSGKDAKREPVAKAQPALDTDVPTLDKDAEPVTADSAKPTESTASPTSTPANPFLHDIVSLKKGTEGPKVELRGNSAAPVGQATSSPSVSAAPSTPSASPEGGVDSGSTVAPRMDTAITKVRPPKVVISPRLQGASVRPAMPVVTVPVPLPPLAAPAPVAKVAPMPPESAPVAEAPAALPAPVTVAEIPEAPLAPAPVAEAPAALLASAAVAEESAVQPASAPVAETPVEPIAAEVPAPVDEPSLVEDKPAVVAEIPPAVSPALAPEAAPTPAPASTPAPESAHAVPVSATVAEEASAVEQASHHVHAAAATPAVDHTVVPAAIPAPKLKSKPKPATGQDGESETDEERAGDHALVPALGDRYHPAEKEGSPNTDTSRHFPTRPVAPSQAVDESEDTASVAEDNVAGIAASPGRVRLSAWQRIYRFVLGGVCVVGVGYGIYWVSQSDIGRDPWGFEPGSGGPSDRIRQMAFEGLKQGAENGNVNAQLTLGRAYQKGESVEANPEEALKWFRKAAENGSVDAQYAVGDAYKSGSGVPQDNAEALKWYRMAEATREGQRTEEPKEKEEDVRLQ; translated from the coding sequence ATGACGGCGCAGGAAGCCCAGACAACTCTCGGTATCGAGCCTCCATTCAGCACAGTGGAGCTCAAGTCGGCGCACAAAAACGCACTCGTGACCTGGTTTCCGGCCCAGTTCATGAGTGACCGCGCGAAACTTTCCAAAGCCCTGGAGCAAACGGCGCGCATCCACGAAGCCTATGATTTGCTCCTGCCGTTGTGTGAAGCAGAGGAGCGAAAGAACGCGAATCCCTGGCTGGATGATGCGCTGAAACAAGCGTACGGCCAAGCTCCTGCGGGAGCCTCCGCCCCGGATCCTGCGGCATTGCCGGAGGTGACACCGGACGGCTCACCATCCCCTGAGTCCCCAAGACCTGGATCACCGGAACCTCCTGCGCGCGAAGACTCCTCTCGCGCCTCCAGGGACGTTTTTGCTGCTTGGGAGAAGGAGACGGCAGCTGCCTTTGTACCCGCCCCGCCACGCACGAGCGGAAAGGACGCCAAGAGGGAACCGGTCGCGAAAGCGCAGCCTGCGCTCGATACGGATGTGCCAACGCTGGACAAGGATGCGGAACCGGTCACCGCCGATTCAGCGAAGCCCACCGAGAGCACGGCATCTCCCACTTCCACACCGGCGAACCCTTTTCTCCATGACATCGTCTCCCTGAAGAAAGGGACGGAGGGTCCGAAAGTTGAGCTTCGTGGCAACTCTGCGGCTCCAGTGGGACAGGCGACCTCTTCTCCTTCTGTCTCGGCGGCCCCTTCCACTCCTTCTGCATCCCCTGAAGGTGGTGTCGATTCAGGAAGCACCGTGGCGCCCCGCATGGACACCGCGATCACAAAGGTGCGCCCTCCCAAGGTCGTCATCTCACCCCGATTGCAGGGGGCATCGGTGCGTCCGGCCATGCCGGTAGTGACAGTCCCAGTGCCGCTGCCGCCCCTTGCGGCGCCGGCTCCCGTTGCCAAGGTGGCCCCGATGCCACCTGAGTCGGCCCCCGTCGCCGAGGCACCTGCGGCCCTGCCTGCACCGGTTACTGTAGCCGAGATACCTGAGGCCCCACTTGCACCGGCTCCTGTAGCCGAGGCACCTGCAGCACTACTGGCGTCGGCTGCCGTTGCCGAAGAATCTGCGGTGCAGCCTGCATCGGCCCCCGTTGCTGAGACACCTGTGGAACCAATCGCAGCAGAGGTTCCTGCGCCCGTAGATGAGCCTTCCCTAGTGGAGGACAAACCTGCTGTTGTTGCCGAGATCCCGCCAGCCGTCTCTCCAGCGCTGGCACCAGAAGCAGCACCAACGCCTGCCCCTGCTTCTACTCCCGCCCCTGAGTCGGCGCATGCTGTCCCAGTCTCGGCTACCGTAGCAGAGGAAGCTTCTGCGGTGGAGCAGGCGTCCCATCATGTGCATGCCGCCGCTGCGACTCCGGCCGTTGACCACACAGTAGTGCCGGCAGCGATTCCGGCCCCCAAGCTCAAGTCCAAGCCCAAACCCGCTACAGGACAGGACGGCGAAAGTGAGACTGACGAGGAGCGTGCAGGAGATCACGCTCTGGTGCCCGCGCTGGGTGATCGCTACCATCCCGCGGAGAAGGAAGGCAGCCCGAATACCGATACTTCCCGGCACTTTCCCACTCGCCCCGTCGCGCCGTCCCAAGCTGTGGACGAATCCGAGGACACAGCCTCCGTGGCTGAGGACAACGTGGCTGGAATAGCCGCGAGTCCGGGACGAGTCCGATTGAGTGCCTGGCAGAGAATCTATCGCTTCGTGCTCGGCGGCGTGTGTGTGGTCGGCGTCGGATATGGCATCTACTGGGTGAGCCAGTCCGACATTGGCCGCGATCCCTGGGGCTTTGAACCGGGCTCAGGAGGTCCGAGCGACCGCATCAGGCAGATGGCATTCGAAGGCCTCAAGCAGGGCGCCGAGAACGGCAACGTCAACGCGCAGTTGACGTTGGGCAGGGCTTATCAGAAAGGCGAGTCCGTCGAGGCAAATCCCGAGGAGGCCCTGAAGTGGTTTCGCAAGGCCGCGGAAAATGGCAGTGTGGATGCCCAGTACGCCGTGGGAGACGCCTACAAGAGCGGCAGCGGCGTGCCTCAGGACAATGCCGAAGCGCTCAAGTGGTATCGCATGGCAGAGGCCACCCGCGAAGGACAGCGCACCGAGGAGCCGAAGGAAAAGGAAGAAGACGTCAGGCTTCAGTGA
- a CDS encoding cupin domain-containing protein, which yields MKATIVDTRKLERVNIRGEGDPGVRWNGAFVLYGGHGTTESSTIVYEIEPGGRLGWHTDATEETQYIFAGTGELQLEDGSKNQVGPGSVFVLPTPMRHDLVNTGSETLRAVAFFAAAMFTQTFDNVMLPPKTHVLGTPNRNG from the coding sequence ATGAAGGCGACTATCGTCGATACCCGGAAACTCGAGAGAGTAAACATCCGGGGCGAAGGTGATCCTGGTGTGCGCTGGAATGGCGCATTCGTTCTTTACGGCGGACACGGAACAACGGAATCCTCCACCATCGTTTATGAAATCGAGCCGGGTGGGCGGCTGGGCTGGCATACGGATGCCACGGAGGAGACGCAGTACATCTTTGCTGGAACCGGTGAACTTCAACTGGAGGATGGCAGCAAAAATCAAGTGGGCCCGGGGAGCGTCTTTGTGCTTCCCACGCCGATGCGCCACGATCTGGTAAACACCGGATCCGAGACACTGCGGGCCGTGGCTTTCTTCGCTGCTGCCATGTTCACCCAGACGTTCGACAATGTGATGCTGCCGCCGAAGACCCATGTGTTGGGTACGCCGAACCGGAACGGTTGA
- a CDS encoding phosphate ABC transporter substrate-binding protein, which translates to MRHFLRRFLIRVIFVMVTCASVHAQTSTQPPAGKEQNLSSIHGLWMMGQSLCDGSESLPIVTKEDTGWGNYSFARGVRTWIAGDNAATPEKRPKEQFNFVPLKAQVNGGLGETIANGMADSLKARLMAGSGSGQPATPPRPKDGPPHFLVAYAGQGGRQIQELSKADLSTDLRTPENRRHGGGYYRTSLDDARRAMAQAAALGKKFDILALCWMQGEANGGPTGGIKPTRWDDEIPRVQGLEWYRDQLIAYRKQWSDDLRGITGQKNEIPMFTYQTLGPAGEAQLMATDKDPHIHMVGTHYAMASAINSRRPGGIYGDPIHLSADAERWLGQQFGKVIFEVTHRNAEWTPLRPTKATVEPSRASVLVEFHVPHPPLVLDETFLPRQENVMNGGYASLHGFQLRDDKGVAYPITKLEVEGATRVRMHFANPLPAGGKYAINYGHPNAGELGAIAAFRQGPSVEGQPTMEMILEGDLSKRLKSLTDEGVFFVTNTLTGRAVTRVPIRKVRYESGDTFLQFETRELRNGVAFNAGQTVVAQRPFTYGNLRDSDDSSAMTAQVFGDEGYGTRAGQPYPLWNWCVLFSGFPVEE; encoded by the coding sequence ATGCGCCATTTTCTGCGTCGTTTTCTTATTCGAGTCATCTTTGTGATGGTCACGTGTGCTTCCGTGCATGCCCAGACATCCACGCAGCCGCCAGCTGGAAAGGAGCAGAATCTTTCCTCCATCCACGGTCTCTGGATGATGGGTCAATCTCTCTGCGACGGCTCGGAGTCGCTGCCGATTGTGACCAAGGAGGACACGGGGTGGGGGAACTACAGCTTCGCGCGCGGCGTGCGCACCTGGATCGCCGGTGACAATGCGGCCACGCCGGAGAAGCGGCCGAAAGAGCAGTTCAATTTCGTGCCCCTGAAAGCCCAGGTGAATGGAGGCCTGGGCGAGACGATAGCCAATGGCATGGCGGACAGCTTGAAGGCGCGCCTGATGGCCGGAAGCGGAAGCGGCCAGCCAGCTACGCCTCCAAGACCCAAGGATGGACCGCCGCATTTCCTGGTCGCCTACGCAGGACAGGGAGGTCGGCAGATTCAGGAACTCTCCAAGGCGGATCTCTCCACGGATCTGCGCACGCCGGAGAATCGGCGGCATGGTGGCGGCTACTACAGGACGAGTCTGGATGATGCGCGTCGAGCCATGGCGCAAGCTGCGGCCCTCGGAAAGAAGTTCGATATCCTGGCGCTCTGCTGGATGCAGGGAGAGGCGAATGGCGGACCCACCGGCGGCATCAAGCCTACGCGTTGGGACGATGAAATCCCGCGTGTCCAGGGACTCGAGTGGTATCGCGACCAACTCATCGCCTATCGCAAGCAGTGGTCTGACGATCTGCGCGGCATCACAGGGCAGAAGAATGAGATTCCCATGTTCACCTATCAGACGCTGGGGCCTGCCGGGGAGGCGCAACTCATGGCCACAGATAAGGACCCGCACATTCACATGGTGGGGACACATTATGCGATGGCCAGCGCCATCAACAGTCGTCGTCCCGGTGGCATCTACGGGGATCCCATTCACCTCTCTGCGGATGCAGAGCGGTGGCTTGGACAACAATTTGGGAAGGTGATCTTTGAAGTCACCCACCGGAATGCTGAGTGGACTCCGCTGCGCCCCACAAAAGCCACCGTGGAGCCGTCACGCGCCAGCGTGCTCGTGGAGTTTCACGTGCCACATCCGCCATTGGTGCTGGATGAAACCTTCCTGCCGCGACAGGAGAACGTGATGAATGGTGGCTATGCATCGCTGCATGGCTTTCAACTTCGCGATGACAAGGGAGTGGCCTATCCCATCACCAAGCTGGAGGTCGAGGGCGCAACCCGCGTGCGTATGCATTTCGCCAATCCACTGCCCGCCGGTGGCAAGTATGCCATCAATTACGGCCATCCCAATGCGGGAGAACTCGGTGCCATCGCCGCCTTTCGCCAGGGGCCCAGTGTGGAAGGTCAGCCGACCATGGAGATGATTCTCGAAGGCGACCTTTCCAAGAGGTTGAAGTCGCTCACAGACGAAGGCGTGTTCTTTGTGACGAACACCCTCACAGGCCGCGCAGTCACGCGTGTGCCCATCCGTAAGGTGAGGTATGAAAGTGGCGATACGTTTCTGCAATTCGAGACCCGTGAACTGCGCAATGGTGTCGCCTTCAACGCAGGCCAGACCGTCGTGGCCCAGCGTCCCTTCACCTACGGAAACCTGCGCGATTCCGATGACTCCAGCGCCATGACTGCGCAAGTCTTTGGCGATGAAGGCTACGGCACTCGTGCGGGTCAACCTTATCCGTTGTGGAACTGGTGTGTGCTCTTTTCCGGCTTCCCCGTGGAGGAGTAG